The DNA segment GAAACAAATTATTCGACACGTGTAATAATTAGTATTTCAAAGATCCTATTTCTGTGTTTTTtactaataataaaaaaaaaaaggcaaagATGCCTCGTTGTCCGAAAACAGAACAGACGGGATCATGGATTTAGGGGttgaaattgatattttaaaatgtTATTACACATACATCAAATTTATTAGTACAATATGATTTTTTGGATTAGCTGGATTATTGTGGCATAGATACACACCAAAACATGCTTGGAAAGTTGGAATACCATCAGATGCGtaattttcttttttccttATTTATTTTGCAAGTTAAATGTGTatctaaattattttttaaaaaacccatATTTTTTTATAGTAAAAAACTTTTATGAGATAGTTTTCTTGGTGAAATTTGTGATATAGATATTAGTTCAAGTCGGGATGAAGTTAGAAGTAAAAGCTTTTATCACCTCGAGCCTAAAGAAATATTTTCCATTTCTCTATTATTTACATTTACAtatgttaaaaataatattatctgATATCCATCTGTCTAACCATATCTGtattttttaacaaattaaattaattgataaGATAGAACAATAAATAAAGCTATATAAAATGGATCAACTCATACCATCAAATAATCAGAATACCAAAAACTTGCAGCTCTATTTTTTTGACAGTGAACATGAGGTTTTTAATCGAATGTATATTAGCAAACCTCTTGTACAAAAAATAACTCATATTTTAAGTGTGAATCCTTACGCAAATTTCTTCCGAAGTCTTAGTGATATTCAAAATTTGTacgattataaaatttcttTACAAGCTGATCCTATTATCGATcaacatatttttaataaatctaTTGTATCCCAAGTTGCTGGAATTTGGTTAGAAAGTGATGAAGGAAACAAATATTCAACTCAACACATACTAATATATCCAAAAAATTCTCAAcctcaaataattaaacaatattttgCTTGTTATGATCCTATGCAATATCCTCTTATTTTTCCAAATGGAGAACCAGGTTGGCACCGAAATATTAAAAGACTAAatgaaagacaaaaaaaaaaaaaaaagcactcCAATACCAAAATGCGATGGCGAATGCTTTTATAACATTCAAAATTGCGCAAGTACAAGCTCCTCAAATAGAACAGAAAACCACAGGTTAATGGTGTCTGCTCGTGAATATTATTGCTACAAGTTACAAATACGTAAAAATGATAAATCTTTCTTGCTACATACTGGTAGACTTTTACAACAGTATATAATAGATATGTACATCAAAATTGAAACATCTAGATTAGAATTTTTCAGAAGTACAGATATGCAGCATCGTCTACGTAATGAATTGTACTCTGGATTATTAGACAGTATGTCACAAGGATTTCAAAAAGGTAGTGATATTGGAAAACGTATGATATTACCTGCATCGTTTATATGAGGACCTAGAGATATGCGaaaaagatatatggatgataTAACTTTAGTACAACGTTATGAAAAACCTGATATTTTTCTCACAATTACTTCAAACCCGAATTGGCCAGAAATCAAAGCTTTATGTTTGTCCTCCGATGAAATACAAAATAGACCTGATTTGATTGCTAGAATATTTCGTGCGAAATTAcaagttttaaaaaatgaattatTTACAAATGCAATTTTTGGTCATGTTATTGCTTATACTTATGTAATAGAATTCCAAAAAAGAGGTTTACCACATGCTCACTTTCTATTCATTTTGAAGCAAGCATCAAAAATGTTTTATCCTGAAGCTTTTGATAGAATTGTTTGTGTTGAATTGCCAAATCAGTTAACACATCCATATTTATTCTCATTGGTGATAAAACATATGATACATGGACCTTGTGGTTTACTTAATCCATCATGTGCTtgtatgaaaaaaaattgtgcaaatttaactACCCTTATAAATATTTCTCAGAAAATACCAAGTATGACATAAATTCATATCCAATATATCGACGTAGAAATGACAACTGCACTGTCTTGCTAAATTTAATTGCCACATTAATGTTGAAATATGTTCAACTATTGAAGCCGTAAAATATATCTACAAATATATTTACAAAGGACATGATAGGATTTTTTATACATTAACTCCAAATGAAGAAAACTCAATAGTTgacgaaataaaaaatttccaaTGTGCACGATGGATTTCACCTCCCAAAGCAATTTGGCGAATTTTTAGCTTTGACCTCCACCATGTTCATCCATCTGTAATATCTTTACCAATTCATTTAGAAAATCAGCATTTCATAACTTTCAATGTCAATCAATCACTATCCAACATTGCTAACAATCCTACAATTGAAAAAACTATGTTAACacaatttttttatatgaataaatacaatGACTATGCTAAAAAACTTGTCtgcttatatgttgaattttcaGAATACTTTACTTGGCACCGTGACACGAAAGAATGGGAACAACGTAAAAGAAACGAAGTTATAGCTAGAATTTATAGCTGCCACCTAACAGATGGCGAAAAGTTTTACCTTAAGCTGTTACTCATGCATATTCGCAAACCTACTTCCTTCAAAGACCTACGAACAATCAATGGTAAAACTTACTCTACATTTCGAGAAGCAACACAAATATTGGGATTAATGAAAAATGATAACACAATTGACATCTGTATTCAAGAGGCTGCCGCTTACCTAATGCCTGCTCCTTTACGCCAACTATTTGCTACTGCCCTTGTCTATTGCAATCCAAGAAATCCCAAACAATTATGGCTCAAATATGAAAGTTTCTTATCAcaagattttgaaaaaaaaatatcacttAGCTCTTATGTAATTAGACACAAAGTATTAGACATCATTTCATCCTATCTTCATTCAATGGGAAAAAGTCTTGAAGACTTCTTTCCAACAACAGATTATATATGTTCAAGTTTCAATAATAGTTTAACAAAAGAATTACAAACTGAACGAGATATAATTATCCCTAAAGAAGATCTCCTTGCTGCTGAACAATTAAATAAAGAACAAAAATATGCTTACGAACatattttatatcatgttaaTAAGAATTTACCACATGTATTCTTTATTGATGGTCCTGGCAGTACAGGAAAAACATTCTTATACAAAGCACTTCTTGCCACAATTCGCTCTGCTGGTCATATAGCCTTGCTACAGCAACTTCAGGCGTTACAGCCTCTTTACTTCCAGGAGGGCGTACTTCACATTCAcgttttaaaattcttttagaTGAAAATGACTCCAAACCTTGTAGCATAAGTAAACAAAGCACAATAGCTTATTTAATAAAAGTATCAAAACTTATAATATGAGATGAGGCCACAATGGCTAGACGTAATATTATTGAAAAATTTGACGAAATGTTAAGAGACATAATGAGCACACAAACAATTTTCGGTAGCAAAATTATTGTCTTCGGTGGAGATTTTTGTCAAACATTACCAGTGAGTCTTAAAAGtaataaaaatgatataataGATTCCTCAATTGTTATGTCACCTTTGTGGAACcaatttgagaaaataaaactaaattaaaatatgcGAGCATTACTTGATCCTAAGTTTTCTTCTTATTTACTAAGAGTTGGTGATGGTGTTGAAGAAAGTAACGAAAAAGATGAAATCCAAATTCCATCAAAATTAAACATTCCATTTACGGATAAAATTGCAtctttaaatatattaatagaAACGATATTTCCAAATATTAATAGTTATAATTTAGATCTTTCTTTATTTGTAAAACGAGCTATACTTACCATACGAAATGAGCTTGTCCATGAAATTAATGAtgtattgattaatatatttccTGGTGAGGAAACGATATATTACAGCTGTGATGAAAACATAAACACATGCATTGTACATGACCAAGAAGAATTATTTCATTCTTTAACTCCTCAAGGACTTCCTCCCCACAAACTAACTTTAAAACTAAATGCACAAGTCATATTGCTTAGAAATATTAATCCAAGTGAAGGTCTTTGCAACGACACTCGTCTTCTTTGTAAAGGTTTCAATACAAATGTCATCTATGCTGAAATATCAGTTGGTATACATGCTGGAAAACCTGTATTCATTCCTCGTATCACGTTAGAAACTCCTCACGATAATTTTACATCTATTACATTTAAAAGAAAACAATTTCCAATACGTTTATGTTTTGCAATGACAATTAATAAAGCACAGGGCCAAACTCTAGACTTTGTTGGTGTCTATTTGAAGGAACCTGTTTTTTCACATGGTCAACTTTATGTTGCATTGTCAAGAGCAAAAAGTATAGATCAGTTAAAGGTCCTTATTAGACCACCAACACCCTTGATCCAGCATACTGATTACACAAAAAATGTTGTTTATCATGATGTTTTACAAGCAGCGAGTTCTTTCTAAGATAAATAACTTTTAATGTGAGATAAATATCAAATTCCCACATTATGATAAATTAGACTTCTGAACTTTTTCTTAAACTTGTTTAATTCTGTTCCAAAACTTCAATTAAAAATCTTacgtttcatttttttattcagAAAATATAATCCACTATATTCCTCACACAACAAAATTGTGAAATAAATTTCTTCAGAGTTCacatttattttaatcattatttgtatttatttatttactcaTAAGAATTTgcccaaaaatttcttaaaaagtAACAACTATCTTCTCCTCtttttttggctaaaaatatcAATAGAAGATACATGCACAACACTTAGAAATCTAAACTCAAATATTCAAAGCTGGTTTGTGAAAGTGTGTCAGAAAAAACTCCTATTCAACAGACAAGATGGGGAAGACATCAGTGAAAGTATGGATCAGTTAAAGGTCTTTATTAGACCACCAACACCCTTGATCCAGCATACTTATTACACAAAGAATGTTATTTATCATGATGTTTTACAAGCAGCGAGTTCTTTTTAAGATAAATAACTTTTAATGTGAGATGAATATCAAATTCCCACATCATGATAAATTACACTTCTAACTTTTTGTTTAACTTGTTTAATTCTCTTCCAAAACTTCAATTAAAAATCTTACGTTTCATTTTCTTATTCAGAAAATATAATCCACTATATTCCTCACACCACAACATTGTGAAATAAATTTTTCCAAATTTCacatttattttaatcattatttgtatctatttatttattcataagaatttgtccacaaatttttgaaaagtaacaACTATCTTCTCCTGTTTTTTGGCTAAAAAGATCAATAGAAGATACCTGCACAACACTTAGAAATCTAAACCCAAATATTCAAAGTTGGTTTGTGAAATTGTTTGTGTCAGAAAAAACTCCTATTCGACAGACAAGATGGGGAAGACATCATAAACTTGTCTTTGTTGACAAAGAGGTAATATCTATTTACTGAAATATATTTGTTACTCCACAACTTTATGTAACATTTGCTTTCTATTAATGCAGAATGAGAGCATGCAGAGCATAATTTATGAAAAAGATGTTGACCAATTGGACCAGATGCTTCAATTATACAAGACATGCTTTATAGGGAATGCAAGAATTAAACAAATAACTGAGAGTACACCAATTCTTGCTACTTCACAGCATCAAATGGTCCTGAGTCGAAGTTCTTACATCAAACTTGTAAGCCAACAAGATCAGCTGTCAATCAACAATATTTACCAGCTCACGCCATTCAGAGAATGTCATGAATTCGCAGATGTTACAAACAAACAGATCAGCTAAGTTTTTCTCCACATTTTTTTCTTGTGTTTATATTACGACATATTTTACTAATCtcaattatttatgtttattaaaTTCAGATTTACTTTGTGTTGTAATACATGTCTTCCCACCGCGCCTCatccaaaaaaacaaaagaaatttaCAAGACTTCGTTATCGTTAATCAAGAGTAAGCCACTCTTATCTTAAAACAAATACtgtgaatttatatatataataacaaatTTTCCTCCCTTGTTATATTTTATGAGATATTCCATGTTTGTTACGTACATAGACGCCGACCAATGCTATTGACATTATGGGAAGAATTCTTGCACAGTGAAGGACCTTACTTGTCTGAAAATGTCCACAAAGTACTTGTTATTTTGGGAATGAGATTTTCAGTGAACACCTTTTATGGTAATGTAATTTTTTTCTATTCtcgcatgcttaaaaaaataatatttactgCATTACAGTATCTCTGTTGTAACTGCCTTTACTCATTAAACTTTATCAAAATAGGGTTATCTGTCGCAACAGTACCAAACAGTACTATTTTTCTACACCCTCCGATACCAGAAGCTGAAGATCTAAAATTATGGTAAATAAAGCTTTACACAATGTCATTTCCAAGCTTCATAAGCACTCCTTATTCTCTTTAAAAATATTCTCTTATATACTACCCTTGATTTTTGTTTAACTTCATTCACATTACCAACTTTTATTCTTTAATACAACTGTTATTAAGCACATAATTCCACAAAACTTATAGaacatgatattattatttttcgagaatccaagtttttttttaaaacaccaTTGCTTGTTTGTTAAATCACTCGCAGGCAAAATATATCTACTGAAAACTAAAATCTAGcataatattatcaaatttgTGTGGaataatatcaaattttttaCTACACTTTAGATTTTAGTTTACTTTCAATTTAATCTTTATCCTTATTTCAGCTCTGTCTCCAATATATTTTTAACAAACTTCATAAACAGTAGCTGCCAACCATCAAATCTATTAAATTTAGGTTACAATAGACtacaaatcaatatattctcAACATTAAGTAAATTCTCATTTGTTTCCAATTTTGTCTACAACCAAATTTGAATTTTCTACCAAGTTAATTGCTTTTGCATTTGCCTAAAATTGCTGTTTACAGTACATGTATTTTTTCCCCATTATATCTACATTCAAATATAATAGGAGTTAAATTACTAATATTTAAACATCTATTTAGGATCAAGGACAACAAAGATTATATCGAAAATGTTGTGTCACAAAATTTGTATGATAAAGCATATCAAAACATAGAGCAGCCACCAGATTCACAGATCCGAAAAATTAGTCAAATCCTGAGCTTAACTGATATGGTAATATTCATTCACAATTTACTTAAGTTATATTTAAATCTCATaaacaaatattataatatCTACATTTCCAATCACAGGTGAAATTGTTTTGGGTTAAAGCTACACTCAAAATCTCAGAACCACATCATCATCTGTACTTTTTAGCTTGCCCAGACTGCTTGAAAGGCTGTGGAGCTATATACGGATGTGAATTCAGATGTCTTTTTTGTAATAATGACTTCCCAAGCCCCAAACCACTGTAAGTTATTTTAATACCTtataaaccaaaatccattaTAGATATGATATGTAAATTCCCACCACAAATCTTTGTTATCTCATGCTGTTATTTAATAAATGTGTACAGGTTACGTTTCCAAGTCGACTTATTTGATGGAACAGGAACTTTGCCTGCCTATATAGAaaatgttacgccttaaacgcatacaaatctcgtgttatgatattaatgtttttaatgcattaacaagcctcataatattatattttgatgattacaaaactcggttaattgttactaaccatttaaagtgagattttgcagattagaatttattgacaaataaattgttggaagttattttgaagctatacatgtatttataaagtcttttattgctcattgaatggatggaacattgttaagagatatgaaaaaaagagaagaagaagccaaagtatggagcagcaacttccgaaaattactgggaattttatAGGCATTTAAATCCGATATTCACCGGTCATA comes from the Henckelia pumila isolate YLH828 chromosome 1, ASM3356847v2, whole genome shotgun sequence genome and includes:
- the LOC140869452 gene encoding uncharacterized protein, which gives rise to MRALLDPKFSSYLLRVGDGVEESNEKDEIQIPSKLNIPFTDKIASLNILIETIFPNINSYNLDLSLFVKRAILTIRNELVHEINDVLINIFPGEETIYYSCDENINTCIVHDQEELFHSLTPQGLPPHKLTLKLNAQVILLRNINPSEGLCNDTRLLCKGFNTNVIYAEISVGIHAGKPVFIPRITLETPHDNFTSITFKRKQFPIRLCFAMTINKAQGQTLDFVGVYLKEPVFSHGQLYVALSRAKSIDQLKVLIRPPTPLIQHTDYTKNVVYHDVLQAASSF